The Spirosoma foliorum genome has a window encoding:
- a CDS encoding KUP/HAK/KT family potassium transporter has product MSDKRNIDTVTAAGLLVAMGIIYGDIGTSPLYTLRAIIGPSAPIKAEVVLGALSCVFWTLTLQTTVKYVVLILRADNRGEGGIFALYALIRRHARWLTLPAIIGGSALLADGIITPPISVSSAVEGLRLLYPTITDTMIIQIVIVILTILFLIQAFGTSVVGTAFGPIMLVWFIMLGTLGALQIMQAPGVLAALNPYYAWWLLSEYPGGFWLLGSVFLCTTGAEALYSDMGHCGRANIRVSWIFVKTALILNYLGQGAWLLSVRGQALNERIPFYELMPPWFLTLGIIIATAATVIASQALISGSFTLISEAIRLNFWPKVQLRYPSAQKGQLYVPSVNLLLWAGCVGVVLYFQKSSNMEAAYGLAITLTMLMTTLLMSYYLYTHRYQAWWVVLFLTVYLGLEGSFLVANLIKFPHGGWVSVLIGAAIASVMYIWLQAFQIKLRLTEYVRIDHYINALKELSRDISIPKYATHLVFMSNAGRQSEIESKIIYSIFQKRPKRADIYWFVHVDITDDPYTMEYKVNTIAPDDAYKVTFKLGFRVEQRINLFFRKVIEDMVRNKEVDITSRYESLSRQNVIGDFRFVVLEKFLSFENELPFRERLIMNIYFTIKGYTTSEDRWFGLDSSSIKIEKVPLVIRPVDNVQLKRIAS; this is encoded by the coding sequence ATGAGTGATAAACGGAATATTGACACAGTTACGGCGGCTGGCTTGCTGGTTGCCATGGGTATTATTTACGGAGATATCGGTACGTCTCCACTTTATACACTACGTGCCATCATTGGGCCATCTGCCCCGATCAAAGCAGAGGTTGTACTTGGGGCGCTTTCCTGTGTTTTCTGGACACTCACGTTACAAACAACGGTCAAATATGTTGTACTGATTCTCCGCGCCGACAACCGGGGGGAGGGCGGTATTTTTGCGTTGTATGCGCTTATTCGCCGGCATGCCCGCTGGTTAACGTTGCCGGCCATCATTGGTGGCTCTGCACTATTGGCCGATGGGATTATTACCCCCCCGATTTCAGTCTCCTCGGCGGTTGAGGGCTTGCGGCTACTGTATCCTACCATTACCGACACGATGATTATTCAGATTGTCATCGTCATTTTAACCATTCTATTTCTGATTCAGGCCTTCGGCACGAGTGTAGTGGGGACTGCTTTTGGGCCTATTATGCTGGTCTGGTTTATCATGCTAGGTACGTTAGGCGCCTTGCAGATTATGCAGGCCCCCGGTGTTCTGGCAGCCCTTAATCCGTACTATGCTTGGTGGTTATTATCAGAGTACCCCGGTGGATTCTGGCTATTAGGTTCTGTATTTCTATGCACAACTGGAGCCGAAGCGTTATATTCTGACATGGGTCACTGCGGGCGGGCCAATATTCGAGTTAGCTGGATATTTGTGAAAACTGCTTTGATCCTGAATTACTTAGGTCAGGGTGCCTGGTTGCTGAGTGTAAGAGGCCAGGCGCTAAACGAACGTATTCCATTCTATGAATTAATGCCCCCCTGGTTTCTTACACTGGGCATTATTATCGCTACGGCAGCCACCGTCATTGCGAGCCAGGCGCTGATTAGTGGTTCGTTTACCCTGATTAGTGAAGCCATTCGGCTTAACTTCTGGCCCAAGGTTCAGCTGCGCTATCCTAGTGCCCAGAAGGGGCAATTGTATGTTCCCAGTGTCAACCTGTTGCTCTGGGCAGGGTGTGTTGGCGTGGTGCTTTATTTCCAAAAATCGTCTAATATGGAGGCTGCTTATGGGCTGGCAATTACGCTGACCATGCTGATGACAACCCTCCTGATGTCCTATTATCTTTATACCCACAGGTATCAGGCCTGGTGGGTCGTTTTGTTTCTGACGGTCTATCTGGGTCTCGAAGGTAGTTTCTTGGTGGCCAACCTTATTAAATTCCCGCATGGTGGTTGGGTTTCGGTGTTAATTGGAGCTGCCATTGCCTCGGTAATGTATATCTGGCTGCAAGCCTTCCAGATTAAGTTACGCCTGACCGAGTACGTTCGCATTGATCATTATATCAATGCACTCAAAGAGCTTAGTCGGGATATCAGTATTCCCAAATACGCGACTCACTTGGTGTTTATGAGTAACGCGGGCCGTCAGTCGGAAATTGAGTCGAAAATCATTTATTCTATTTTCCAAAAGCGCCCCAAACGGGCGGATATTTATTGGTTCGTGCACGTCGATATAACGGATGATCCTTATACGATGGAGTATAAAGTAAACACCATTGCACCCGACGATGCCTATAAAGTGACGTTTAAGCTGGGTTTTCGGGTTGAGCAGCGGATCAATTTATTCTTCCGAAAGGTGATTGAAGATATGGTTCGGAATAAAGAAGTGGATATTACGAGTCGCTATGAATCACTCAGTAGACAGAATGTGATTGGCGATTTTCGCTTTGTAGTTCTGGAGAAATTTCTGTCCTTCGAGAATGAACTGCCCTTCCGCGAGCGGTTAATCATGAATATCTATTTTACCATTAAAGGGTACACAACATCGGAAGACCGTTGGTTCGGCCTGGACAGTAGCTCTATCAAAATTGAAAAAGTACCCCTGGTGATTCGTCCTGTCGATAACGTTCAGTTGAAGCGCATTGCTTCCTAA
- a CDS encoding oxygenase MpaB family protein: MTATYRKRLGLFRNPAVQRELNSLDPIRDHQRMVHLLTAYEFPFDITRALELALFHTYASPRVSGLLARTGEFERHGQKRYDDTSRLISEFMESGYDSEKGQRAIAHMNKIHGHYQIDNADFVFVLATFVFYPIDWTNRYGWRKLTASEEQALFYFFREVGIRMNLRDLPDNLAELRAFTDAYEDSYFRYTDSNRKIADATVRIVQGWFPRFLRPLVQPTFSALINTKLRMAFGYQRPPGWFIGLTTGALWLRKWPLRWITFKPYPYLIEKTTFRYYPDGPPDIEAVGPDSLR; this comes from the coding sequence ATGACTGCGACCTACAGAAAACGGCTTGGTCTGTTTCGTAATCCGGCTGTCCAGCGCGAACTAAACTCCCTCGATCCTATCCGCGATCACCAGCGCATGGTGCATTTGCTGACAGCCTACGAATTCCCCTTCGATATAACCCGCGCGCTTGAGTTAGCGTTGTTCCATACCTACGCCAGTCCAAGAGTATCGGGTTTATTGGCTCGAACTGGCGAATTTGAACGTCACGGTCAAAAGCGGTACGACGACACCAGTCGTCTGATTTCGGAATTTATGGAATCGGGATACGATAGTGAGAAAGGGCAACGGGCCATTGCCCACATGAATAAGATTCACGGACACTATCAGATCGACAATGCCGATTTTGTGTTTGTACTGGCCACGTTTGTTTTTTACCCGATCGATTGGACAAATCGCTACGGCTGGCGAAAACTGACCGCATCAGAAGAACAGGCCTTATTTTACTTTTTTCGGGAAGTAGGCATACGCATGAACTTACGCGATCTACCCGATAATCTGGCCGAGTTACGCGCCTTTACCGATGCCTACGAGGATAGTTATTTTCGCTATACAGACAGCAACCGTAAAATTGCCGATGCGACAGTACGGATTGTTCAGGGCTGGTTTCCCCGCTTTCTGCGTCCGCTTGTTCAACCCACTTTCTCGGCCCTCATCAATACTAAATTACGAATGGCTTTTGGTTATCAGCGTCCACCCGGTTGGTTTATCGGCCTAACAACGGGTGCGTTGTGGTTACGCAAATGGCCCTTACGCTGGATTACGTTCAAGCCCTACCCGTATTTAATTGAGAAAACGACTTTCCGCTACTACCCCGATGGCCCACCCGATATTGAAGCCGTTGGGCCGGATAGTTTACGGTAG